In the genome of Silurus meridionalis isolate SWU-2019-XX chromosome 17, ASM1480568v1, whole genome shotgun sequence, the window TGAAAACAGTTTTTGTCCTCAGAACTATAGCATCGTCAAGGCTATATGAAATAGCACTGTTTCTCAAAACAAATTTGCATTTGATTGAGTGCCACGCATTTTAGCCCTGAACCCTTTCCCTTAATAATATCATGGAAAAAGTCAACAAAAGACCTTACATCAAAAGAAAATATCCCTCATGCCTCCAACACCAAATACCTTTTGTAAACCTTATTACCTGTCCAGTTGTGATCAGGCCAAacagaaataaaggaaatgatAACAGAAATGAATAAACACTTGTCTTTACATGACACAATAAGGCTCACGGGGTAGTTGAGGTTTAGTTCTACAACAGGGAGGCAAATGAGCCAGCAGACCCTTTTTGAGGTCCTTGTTAAGGAAAAAGCAAATAATGGGGTTCACCCCTGCTTGGGCAAAACTCATCCAGACCGTAGTGGAGAGGTACCGGTGTGGGATGGTACATGCTTTCACGAAAACTCGCCAATAACAGGCAACAATGTATGGTGACCACAGCACCAGAAAAAACAGAGTGATTACGTAAAACATCCTGCCAAGCTGCTTCTCTGCCTTGAACTCCTCCATGCCTAGCAGCCGTCGGTTCTGGTTGTGCAAGTTTTGCCTGATCCCCAACAGGGTAGGTGGCATTGGGCCCCGGCCGAAACCTGCAATCCAATTGGCGGCTGCCTGGCCAGTGGCTCCAGGCCCATGAAAGGTCCAATTTTGGCTGATGGCGGGTACCATCTGGACAGGCTTCATCTTGCGGTGCTTGTACTCAAAGAGCAAGAGCTTCATGTAGACCACGTGAGTGGCTAGGATAAGCACAGCCAGCATAAGCATGAACCCTAGCGTGTCATTGGCCTTAAAATAACGGTGCTCAAAAATGCACTGATCTTCTTCACGGATAAACTTATAGGTGCCCACATCAAATACGGGTGGAAAGGCCATGGCAACTGAAAGTGTCCAGACCATACACACCACAGCAACACACGTCCAGAAGGTCATACGCTTAGAGTAGAACCGATGGTGGGCAATGGCCATGTATCGTGTGACGCTAATGCAGAACAGCATGAAGGCTGCATGAAAGCAGAACAACACGGCCATGAAAGCTACCACCTTGCAGCTGAGTACACTGTAGGTCCAGGTTGAGCCATTCTTAATAGACACCAGTACAAAGGGGAAGCAGACTGCTGACCGAATTGTGTCAGCCAAGCAAAGATCCAACAAGAAGTAGTATGGGGCCTTGTGAAGGGATCTGTCTCTTAATACTAGCAAAGATACCACCAGGTTTCCCACTAGGCTGATGCATATGATCAGCCCTAGCAGGACAAGCTTGATGTAGGTAGACACAGCTGATGAAGGCTCTTCATTCACGGTGCCACCCGCAGTAGCCACAACTGCAGCCAGGGCATTGTGGGACCCATCACTACTCTCGTTTCCGTGGGCCATACCTCTTGCTGCTCTAATTGTAGAGCTTTGTCCTCTCCTTTAGAACCAACACCTCCTTTTCTgtcacctccaccaccacctcctcctccacctcctccggTTGAGCTGTTTTTCGTCCTCGTGGTTGCCTCTATTTGTTGTCTCACGTAGAACAGGAGTAGCTGGTTCTGCATTGCCTCATTTTGTACAGTTGTCTTTGGGGCTCTCTTTCAACAATTTCTCTCCTCCTGACCCTTCACAACACCTATGAGCAAAGTAAAACCATTgttattgttcaaaataaatgttgtaaataCGTTCCTATTTTTggagatattttttaaatagtgattCCTTGAAAATCCCTTTCTCTAAGAATGTATTAATGAGGTAtaaatactcttttttttttatataaaattacctTTACAGGTTGAAAACATTCTTTCATTAGTGCTCCGCTATATGTGGGCAAACGTGCCCAGATTGATTTCTAATGCTTACAAGAACATATGATAAGATGATTATACCCTAAATATTGTTAAAGAGAGAAATGCTTGAGGGATCACAATTtgtatgaaaataaacaaattatatacaCTTAAGATTTACTTGGCTGCCAGGTGAAGTTCCCTTGCCGTCTCATACTGTTACCTTCGGTTACTTTGGGTAATTCACAATTTCATAGCTTTTCCTACTGCAAATCAGCacgatttttatttataaaccatACTTTCACTGAATCCCTCATTGCTATCCTTTTAGTTAATCCAACAGATACATCTTACATAATGCAATGCATATTACAAAGTATCTATCAGCCAAATTTCTTCCCCTAATGTCGAAGTTTAGCCCCCGAATATCGAACTGCAGTTCAAACCAGTTTGCTAACTGTGAAATCAAGCCATATACTAACATATGGATGGATCATGGGTCAAATGACAGGTATCGTTCCATTAAATGATTTTAGTCCTTTTTCCAGTAGTAAGAAGTCTTTGGTGTCTAttgtaaaacattaataaatgaacaaaaatgagagaacatatgtatgtgtatgttttacCTTGAAGGCACTCCTACCAATATGGATTTTTGTTGAATTTTCAGCTCCAAATGCACCTGAATCAGGTAAGATTGTTGATCATTTTTTAGTGTTTCTTAAATGCCTTGCCAAAATAAACTAGATTTAATTCCTGCCAAACAAAAAGGAGgtcaggaaaaagagaaaaaaaaacaaaaaaaaacatggataaCAAATTGCACTGCCAAACCAAAAGTATACTCTACTTAAAATAGTACACTGACATAATCAAAATGTTTGGACTTACAAATATGTGAACAGAATGGTTAAGACCAAAATTTGACATCTCTCCAAAACCTAGGGGGATCAAGAGCTACATATTTGTACATGTCAGCTGTAAACATAAATCAATCAATAGTCTCCTAAAAGGGATAAGCAGGGCTTCTGTAAGCAGCTGCTGTAGCATGCTGAGGAACATCATCTGCCTTGCTCTTTGCACAGAGCAGATCAGCTGTTCCCACCACACGCAACATTGCATGCCAGCAACTAGTTTGTCATAGTGATTACCTCACTTGTTGCTAGGCTACAACACCTAACATCACGTTTTATGTATTGAATGTGGGTATCTCTGTGGAGAAAGAGGCAGAGGGATGGGAAGCAGGAAGGAGAGGTGGTGGGGAGGGGGGGTGGAGTGTAGGTAATAAATTGCACATGATCTACACTGAGGCTGAGAAACCTTAAAGTTGTGGCTAGATGTTGAGGGCCAACATGAATAGATAATCAATAGATATATGCACGTATAGATATGGTGGATgctaaggggaaaaaaaatactcgTCTGTATTCTGCCATTGCTACCCTGATGTGCTGACGCACAGAATTTCTATGAATGGCTACCAGATATTACTTGAGTGATGTCTGTCTGAGATCATTAAAAACCTTAGTGCCAGACTCCTAAAGGACAGAAAACAACCTATTGTTTTAGAGCAGTCATACTAATGTACTTCTGTTACAGCAATTACAGCAGCTTGTTGCTAAGCTACAGGGTCCTTCTGCCTCGtgtagtgtgtgcatgtgtgtgtgtggtgtgtcttCGTACAACTAAATGCTTTTGAATTTGTATGTGCCGAAGCGAGGTGGGAGGGATTGCTCATCAGAGGCAATCGGTTACCAGTGAAGGAAAAAAGtgaaggttttgtttttgtgtagtgGCAGATTAGTCATTTAGCATTACCTGAAATTATCAGTTCTGTGAAGAAAAACAATATTAGTCTGCAAAAAAGATGGATGATGAATAGTACCCCCTTTTTTTTGCGAATGCGTAATATGCAAACGTAAACAGCAAGGATCAAATTCATGTCATCAGCGAATGCATATCTCATCGTGCCTTTCACAAAATATGTTCCAAAAACTGAAATTGATATTAAACCTGCCAGGATTTGGACAATAGGGAAGTGTTCAGgtgaacatttaaaaattttgGTTTTTAATAAACACCTGTTGTATAGAAGTGGTGGTAATGAGATATTTCATGCTGCATGACCACTTTAGTGATCTTACTTATAAAATAGTACACTCTTAGCAAAGAAGGTTGTTcaagacattttggacaatttAAGGTTCTCAGCTTGCTTTGAGGGTTCTACATATAAGTcgtttttttataagaaaacaGAGCTCCACAAACAGCATTAAAGTGTTCAACCAGAGGAACAGCCAAAGAACCCTAAAACATACTTGACTTTTTGTACTATGCCTGGgtataatcaaatatatattaatacaaaatagctggcaacaggTGTGACTGCCATTCCATAAATCTGGATAGAAAACATTATCTTGCTTATCCAAATCCATTTCCTCTCCTGATTCCAAGATGTCCAAAGACTTCCGagtgcttttttaaatgtacttagcTAGCAAATGATCTTTTATATGAGACTCCATTTTGACTGTAGACCTTTTTGCCACACGGTTAGGTATCTTTAAATATATGACAAACAAATCCTGTCATATAGGAAATTCGGTCCAGTAAATATCAGTTATAGTTTTGATTGACAATGGAAATCTATAATCATCACAAAAATTGTTGTCTTTCATACTTTTTGAAGGAATCCAATGATTCTTAGGCGAGTGGACCATTTTTTAACATGCATATGAACAATGTAATACATTAATGAAAAGGCTTGAGTCTCCCTCACCCAACCTCGAAAAGTGATCACTGGCACACACTCAAGCTACAGTTCAAACAAATCTACACTAATACAATCTACAATACTATGAGGGAACATAGGGACGTGATTGAATCAGATAAGAAGTCGTAGGCAGCCCATCGACATATGCAGATAGGTCTTCTGTGCTTCTTCTAACCGCGCCATAACGCATCATATCTTCAAACACTCCGCACTTGTGGCTGTGTATTATTGGGAGATTGTAATTTCTGGTAGGAATAGCGgctacaggagtgtgtgtgtgtgtgtgtgtgtgtgtgtgtgtgtgtgttcagggagGAGTCGGATGGACTGGTGTGAAGTCGGTATGGAGTCAGAAGGCCGAGCTACAGTTAAAAGCTGGATAGCAACAGCAGAGAGAGTGCGGCTAGCGGCTCGCACTATGGGAGGAGCAGGCGACACGGAATTGTCAACCAAAAGCAGACACCATCACTCCCACTGCTCTATAACCCACCGTTCGGCTAGAAAACACTTACCAATTATCATTATGGCATTTTGCTGTATcttggtgtgcgtgtgtgtgtgcgcgggtgtgtgtgcgcgcgcgctaCGGGGTTTTGTGCGGGCACTGCGTTTGATGCGCCATTTAAACATTTACGCCGAGTTTCTAGTGCGTCCAACCTGCGGCGGATGCTCGATTTCATTACGAATTAATGAGATTATAATGATTCAGTTCTGAGacaagagaaggaaaaaaaaaaaagacagacagcgGTAATGCGTCCAAATGCCCACGCAAAAAAAGTGCAAACGACCTGTATAAGCGCCTGAAGCGAAACCTACTGCCAGGGTTgatgctggggttttttttgttgttgttattgctttatttattttttttgtcggGGGTCATTTCGAGCTTTGTAACTCCACCGGCCTCTTTTACCCAGGTACACAAAACAAATGACTTATTAACAGTTAAGAGGACGCCTTATAGCCATACACTATGCGACATGGGATGG includes:
- the gpr173 gene encoding probable G-protein coupled receptor 173; translation: MAHGNESSDGSHNALAAVVATAGGTVNEEPSSAVSTYIKLVLLGLIICISLVGNLVVSLLVLRDRSLHKAPYYFLLDLCLADTIRSAVCFPFVLVSIKNGSTWTYSVLSCKVVAFMAVLFCFHAAFMLFCISVTRYMAIAHHRFYSKRMTFWTCVAVVCMVWTLSVAMAFPPVFDVGTYKFIREEDQCIFEHRYFKANDTLGFMLMLAVLILATHVVYMKLLLFEYKHRKMKPVQMVPAISQNWTFHGPGATGQAAANWIAGFGRGPMPPTLLGIRQNLHNQNRRLLGMEEFKAEKQLGRMFYVITLFFLVLWSPYIVACYWRVFVKACTIPHRYLSTTVWMSFAQAGVNPIICFFLNKDLKKGLLAHLPPCCRTKPQLPREPYCVM